From the genome of Flavobacterium sediminis:
GCATCTTACGCTAAAAATGTAGCCGATGCTATGGGAACTACAGTTACTGCCGTAACTGTAAATGCAACTGACGTTAGTGATTTAGCAAAATACGGTGTTAGTAAAGTTTTAAAAGTATCAAACGACAAACTAGCTAACTTTAATGCTAAAGCTTATGCCGATGTCATCAAACAAGCGGCTGAAAAAGAAGGAACAAAATTAGTGGTATTATCATCAACGACCGACAGTTTATATTTAGCTCCTATCGTTGCTGTTAATTTAAATGCCGGTTACGCTTCAAATGTAGTTGCATTACCTGTAAGTACTAGTCCGTTCCAAGTAAAGAGAAATGCTTTCTCAAACAAAGCGTTCAACATTACTGAAATTTCAACAGATGTTAAAGTTATCGGCTTAGCTAAAAACTCATTCGGTTTAGCAGAAGGAGCCGTTTCGTTAACAGAAGAAGATTTTGCACCGGCATTAAATGATGCTGATTTTAACATAAAAACGGAAAACGTTGAAAAAGTAACAGGAAAAGTAACTATTGCTGATGCTGAAATCGTTGTTTCTGCCGGTAGAGGATTAAAAGGCCCTGAAAACTGGGGTATGATCGAAGAACTGGCTTCTGTTTTAGGAGCTGCAACAGCTTGTTCAAAACCGGTTTCTGACATCGGATGGAGACCTCACAGTGAACACGTAGGACAAACCGGTAAACCGGTAGCAGCTAACTTATATATTGCTGTAGGTATTTCAGGTGCTATCCAGCACATTGCCGGGATCAACGCATCAAAAGTAAAAGTAGTAATCAACAACGACCCGGAAGCTCCTTTCTTTAAAGTAGCCGATTATGGTGTTGTAGGTGATGCTTTTGAAGTTGTACCGAAACTAATTGAAAAATTAAAAGCGTTCAAAGCAAATAACGCATAATATTTATTTCTAAAACTTTAAAATAAGAGTTATCTTTGTTAGGATAGCTCTTTTTTTTATTTTTGACGAATTAATTAGAAGCGTGTTATTTATTTTTTACACTACGGAAGTATGAGTTTAGTTAAATTAACAATAAAAGGAATTTCGTATAGCCAAACCCAGAATGGTGCTTATGCGCTTATCCTAAATGAAGTGGACGGTGAAAGAAATTTACCTATTGTTATTGGTGCTTTTGAAGCCCAGTCCATTGCTATTGCACTTGAAAAAGAAATAAAACCTCCCAGACCTTTAACGCACGATCTGTTCAAAAATTTTGCAGAACGATTTGATATTGTCGTAAAACAGGTTATCATTCACAAATTAGTAGACGGTGTTTTCTTTTCCAGTATTATTTGTGAACGCGATAAGATTGAAGAAATTATCGATGCCCGAACATCTGATGCGATAGCATTAGCTATTAGGTTCGGAGCGCCTATATTTACCTACAAGAACATTTTAGACAAAGCCGGTATTTACCTAAAAACTAATCTTTCTGAAGAATCAAAAGAAAATGCAGAAAACGAAGAAGAGATTCTGACTACTCCGGAAGCTTTTGGCCTAAATGAAGAAGAAAAACCGGAAGAAACAGAAAGCCTTAGCAAATACACTTTACAAGAACTTTACGACAAACTAGAAGAAGCTGTTCAAAACGAAGATTATGAAAAAGCAGCTAAAATAAGAGATGAGATCTCAAAAAAAGAATCCTAATTAATTCCAGACCTGAAAATGATTAAGAAATTTTATTTCCTTATATTTTTTTGCCTTTTTACCTTAGGCATCTCTGCTCAACAGCTTGAAAAAAAATGGCAACTGAGCTCTTCCAAAAATGATTATTTAGAGTTAAAGGAAGGAACCTATCAACTTAAACTTTCTTCTGACAGCATTTTTCAAAAAGGGGATTATTGGATACAGGACAATTATCTTTTCTTATTTGAGAACGGAGCTGATTCCCCAACCAAACGTTTCTTAATCGAAACCAAAACAGACTCTACTTTAACATTAAAAAAAGGAAATGAAGCCTATTCTTTCTTTGCCTCTAACAAAGTGAAGAAAAAAGAGCTTCAACAAGATACAATTATTCCCAATCAGGGATTAACAACTTCCGGGCTGATTCGAGGAATCATAGGCATGCTTGCTTTATTAGCGATTGCCTTCCTTTTTAGCTCTAACAAAAAAGCAATCAACTGGAAAACTGTCGGCTTAGGATTATTATCACAATTGATCCTAGCCATTGGCGTATTGAAAATATCTTTTGTAAAATTAGCCTTTGAATACGTCGGGAATTTATTTGTCTTAATCTTAGACTTTACTAAAGCCGGTAGCGAATTTTTATTAGGCGGAATGATGAATGTAGAAACCTTTGGTTTTATCTTCATTTTCCAAGTACTTCCAACTATTATTTTCTTTTCGGCATTAACTTCTCTACTGTTCTATTTGGGAGTTATTCAGATTGTAGTAAAAGGAATGGCTATGGTTTTAACCAAAATACTTCAGATCTCAGGTGCAGAAAGCCTTTCAGTAGCCGGTAATATTTTCTTAGGACAGACTGAAGCGCCGCTAATGATCAAAGCGTATTTGGAGAAAATGAACAAAAGTGAGATCCTTTTAGTTATGGTCGGTGGTATGGCCACAGTAGCAGGTGGCGTTTTGGCAGCTTACATTGGTTTCTTAGGAGGAAATGATCCTGTACTTCGCCTGGAATTTGCAAAACACTTACTGGCAGCTTCAGTAATGGCAGCTCCCGGAGCTATTGTTATCTCAAAAATGTTATATCCGCAAACCGAAAGCATCAATACACAAGTTGAAGTTACCAAAGACAAGATCGGCTCTAATATATTAGACGCTATTGCTACAGGAACAACTGAAGGTCTGAAATTAGCGGCTAACGTTGCAGCCATGCTATTGGTTTTCATTGCATTTATCGCTATGATTAATTATATGCTAGGCTATTTTGGTGATCTTACAGGTTTAAATGATATTATTGCCGCTCATACACCATATACTAAGTTTTCACTTGAAACCATCCTAGGAATCATCTTCTCTCCGCTGATGTGGTTAATCGGTGTAGCAAAAGAAGACATGATGTTGATGGGGCAATTATTAGGCATAAAATTAGCAGCTTCGGAATTTGTGGGTTACATTCAATTAGCTGAGCTTAAAAATGCAGCAAACGATATACATTTTACGTATGAGAAGTCTGTAATTATGGCAACATATATGTTGTGTGGTTTTGCTAATTTTGCGTCTATTGGTATTCAGATCGGAGGAATCGGATCTTTAGCGCCAAACCAACGTAAAACGTTGTCTGAATTCGGATTAAAAGCTGTAATCGGGGGTAGTTTAGCCTCATTACTATCAGCTACTATTGCCGGAATGATTATAGGATAAGCATAACCTTGTCATTCCGAACTTGTTTCGGAATCTCGAGAATTAGATGCTGAAATAAATTCAGCATGACAATAAAAAAAAAGAAAATGAAACAATACCACGACTTAGTAAAGCATGTTTTAGAAAACGGTCACCAAAAAGGCGATAGAACCGGAACCGGAACTATCAGTGTTTTCGGTTACCAAATGCGTTTTGATTTAAGTGAAGGATTTCCTTTGGTCACTACTAAAAAATTACACCTAAAATCTATTATTTACGAGTTGTTGTGGCTCTTAAAAGGAGAAACCAATATTGGTTACCTCAAAGAAAACGGCGTAAAAATATGGGACGAATGGGCTGATAAAAATGGCGATTTAGGTCCTATATACGGTCACCAATGGCGTAATTGGAATAGCGAAGAGATAGACCAAATATCTGAATTGATCGAAACGTTAAAAAACAACCCAAACAGTCGTCGTATGTTGGTTTCTGCATGGAATCCAAGCGTTTTACCGGATACTTCTGTTTCTTTTGCTGAAAATGTTGCCAATCAAAAAGCAGCTTTACCTCCATGTCATGCATTCTTTCAATTTTATGTCGCTGATGGAAAATTAAGCTGTCAATTGTATCAAAGAAGTGCTGATATTTTCTTAGGAGTACCGTTTAACATTGCATCTTATGCTTTATTAACCATGATGATTGCTCAGGTATGCGATCTGCAGCTTGGAGATTTTGTTCACACTTTCGGAGATGCTCATATTTACAACAACCACATTGAGCAGTTAAACCTACAATTATCAAGAGAATGCAGACCGTTACCGACCATGAAGCTGAATCCTGAGATCAAAAATATTTTTGATTTTACGTATGAGGATTTCACATTGGAAGGTTATGATCCGCACCCACACATTAAAGGTCAAGTTGCTGTTTAACATGAGGGAGATAATTATTATAGCTGCTGCTGCTGAAAACAATGCCTTAGGAAAAGACAATACTTTGGTGTGGCATTTACCGGATGATTTTAAGCGTTTTAAAGCCTTAACTTCGGAACATTATATTATCATGGGAAGAAAAACCTTCGAAAGTTTCCCAAAGCCATTACCAAACCGCACACATATCATTATTACACGCCAAAAGAACTATAAAGTTCCTAAAGGTTGTTTAGTTGTTTCTTCAATTGAAGAAGCCATATCAGTCTGTCCTCAAGAAGAAAATTTATTCATCATCGGGGGAGGCGAAATCTACAAACAATCTATGTTAGTGGCTACTAAAATAGAATTAACCAGAGTTCATACAGAAGTGGAAGCCGATACTTTTTTCCCGGAAATCAAATCGGAAGATTGGAAACTTGTCGAAGAAAGCTTTCATCCCTCTGATGAAAAACATTCATTCCCCTTTACCTTTTTAACCTATGTAAAAAGAGATTTGTCTGAATAAAATTTGTACTTTTGCTTCCCACTAATTTGATATAGAATGTCTAAAAATATTACGCCATATAAAGATTCACAATTGGGTAAAAAAGAGCAAGTTGCCCAAATGTTTGATACTATTTCCGAAAATTACGATGGTTTAAACCGGGTTATTTCTTTTGGAATTGACATCAAATGGCGTAAAAAAG
Proteins encoded in this window:
- a CDS encoding electron transfer flavoprotein subunit alpha/FixB family protein, producing MSILIYAESAEGKFKKVALELASYAKNVADAMGTTVTAVTVNATDVSDLAKYGVSKVLKVSNDKLANFNAKAYADVIKQAAEKEGTKLVVLSSTTDSLYLAPIVAVNLNAGYASNVVALPVSTSPFQVKRNAFSNKAFNITEISTDVKVIGLAKNSFGLAEGAVSLTEEDFAPALNDADFNIKTENVEKVTGKVTIADAEIVVSAGRGLKGPENWGMIEELASVLGAATACSKPVSDIGWRPHSEHVGQTGKPVAANLYIAVGISGAIQHIAGINASKVKVVINNDPEAPFFKVADYGVVGDAFEVVPKLIEKLKAFKANNA
- a CDS encoding bifunctional nuclease family protein gives rise to the protein MSLVKLTIKGISYSQTQNGAYALILNEVDGERNLPIVIGAFEAQSIAIALEKEIKPPRPLTHDLFKNFAERFDIVVKQVIIHKLVDGVFFSSIICERDKIEEIIDARTSDAIALAIRFGAPIFTYKNILDKAGIYLKTNLSEESKENAENEEEILTTPEAFGLNEEEKPEETESLSKYTLQELYDKLEEAVQNEDYEKAAKIRDEISKKES
- a CDS encoding NupC/NupG family nucleoside CNT transporter; the protein is MIKKFYFLIFFCLFTLGISAQQLEKKWQLSSSKNDYLELKEGTYQLKLSSDSIFQKGDYWIQDNYLFLFENGADSPTKRFLIETKTDSTLTLKKGNEAYSFFASNKVKKKELQQDTIIPNQGLTTSGLIRGIIGMLALLAIAFLFSSNKKAINWKTVGLGLLSQLILAIGVLKISFVKLAFEYVGNLFVLILDFTKAGSEFLLGGMMNVETFGFIFIFQVLPTIIFFSALTSLLFYLGVIQIVVKGMAMVLTKILQISGAESLSVAGNIFLGQTEAPLMIKAYLEKMNKSEILLVMVGGMATVAGGVLAAYIGFLGGNDPVLRLEFAKHLLAASVMAAPGAIVISKMLYPQTESINTQVEVTKDKIGSNILDAIATGTTEGLKLAANVAAMLLVFIAFIAMINYMLGYFGDLTGLNDIIAAHTPYTKFSLETILGIIFSPLMWLIGVAKEDMMLMGQLLGIKLAASEFVGYIQLAELKNAANDIHFTYEKSVIMATYMLCGFANFASIGIQIGGIGSLAPNQRKTLSEFGLKAVIGGSLASLLSATIAGMIIG
- a CDS encoding thymidylate synthase yields the protein MKQYHDLVKHVLENGHQKGDRTGTGTISVFGYQMRFDLSEGFPLVTTKKLHLKSIIYELLWLLKGETNIGYLKENGVKIWDEWADKNGDLGPIYGHQWRNWNSEEIDQISELIETLKNNPNSRRMLVSAWNPSVLPDTSVSFAENVANQKAALPPCHAFFQFYVADGKLSCQLYQRSADIFLGVPFNIASYALLTMMIAQVCDLQLGDFVHTFGDAHIYNNHIEQLNLQLSRECRPLPTMKLNPEIKNIFDFTYEDFTLEGYDPHPHIKGQVAV
- a CDS encoding dihydrofolate reductase, with translation MREIIIIAAAAENNALGKDNTLVWHLPDDFKRFKALTSEHYIIMGRKTFESFPKPLPNRTHIIITRQKNYKVPKGCLVVSSIEEAISVCPQEENLFIIGGGEIYKQSMLVATKIELTRVHTEVEADTFFPEIKSEDWKLVEESFHPSDEKHSFPFTFLTYVKRDLSE